From a region of the Bermanella marisrubri genome:
- a CDS encoding DUF1737 domain-containing protein: MKKAEYKVVSGPEGLPQLEKRVTEYLNKGWKPVGGVGFNAGFPYQAMARIVSLPVKTRNNSESAADSTAEHPLGAMDAMKKLDELT, encoded by the coding sequence ATGAAAAAAGCTGAATACAAGGTAGTTAGTGGTCCAGAAGGTTTACCTCAGTTGGAAAAAAGAGTTACAGAGTATCTCAATAAAGGTTGGAAGCCGGTTGGTGGCGTGGGTTTCAATGCAGGCTTTCCTTATCAAGCCATGGCTCGTATCGTTTCTTTACCAGTAAAAACACGAAATAATTCAGAATCTGCTGCAGATTCAACTGCTGAACATCCCTTAGGTGCGATGGATGCAATGAAAAAATTAGATGAATTAACTTAA
- a CDS encoding TRAP transporter substrate-binding protein, producing MKIKIFASLLLTSLLSACGNNAEQATQQGQASAPQQTFEWKLVTSWPKNFPGLGTGPERFADRVEELSAGRLKIKVYGAGQLVPALEVFDAVSRGTAEMGHSGAYYWKGKSPAAQFFTSVPFGLNAQEMHAWIHYGGGMEIWKEVYEPFNLIPLAGGNTGVQMGGWFNKEINSIEDLDGLKMRMPGLGGEVLERAGGTPVTLPGAELFTALQTGAIDATEWVGPYNDLAFGLHKAAKYYYYPGWHEPGSMLEFMVNKDAFEALPKDLQAIVRVASRATNQDMLDEYTARNNQALKELVETHGVQLRAYPDEVLNKLKVISDEVLKEVAAKDPLAKKAYESFKTFKDNVQEYHTITEQAYLNARN from the coding sequence ATGAAAATAAAAATATTTGCATCGTTGTTACTAACGAGCTTGCTTAGCGCTTGCGGTAATAATGCCGAGCAAGCGACGCAGCAAGGTCAAGCCAGTGCACCACAGCAAACCTTTGAATGGAAGCTGGTGACCAGTTGGCCAAAAAATTTTCCCGGTTTAGGAACGGGTCCTGAGCGCTTTGCTGATCGTGTGGAAGAGCTTTCCGCCGGTCGATTAAAAATCAAAGTCTATGGTGCGGGTCAACTGGTGCCTGCTCTTGAAGTGTTTGATGCGGTCAGTCGTGGTACGGCTGAGATGGGTCATAGTGGTGCTTATTATTGGAAAGGTAAAAGCCCGGCTGCTCAGTTTTTTACAAGTGTTCCGTTTGGCTTAAATGCGCAAGAAATGCATGCTTGGATTCACTATGGTGGCGGCATGGAGATTTGGAAAGAGGTTTACGAGCCATTTAATTTGATTCCCCTGGCTGGCGGCAATACTGGCGTACAAATGGGTGGCTGGTTTAATAAAGAGATCAACAGCATTGAAGACTTAGACGGTTTGAAAATGCGTATGCCTGGCCTTGGAGGTGAAGTTTTAGAACGGGCTGGCGGTACGCCTGTCACCTTGCCTGGCGCAGAATTATTTACCGCATTACAGACCGGCGCCATTGATGCCACCGAGTGGGTGGGTCCATACAATGATTTAGCATTTGGTTTACATAAAGCGGCTAAATATTATTACTATCCTGGCTGGCATGAGCCCGGTTCTATGTTGGAATTCATGGTCAATAAAGATGCATTTGAAGCACTTCCAAAAGATTTACAAGCCATTGTGCGTGTCGCCAGTCGTGCGACCAACCAAGACATGCTAGATGAGTATACCGCTCGCAATAATCAAGCACTTAAAGAACTGGTCGAAACCCATGGCGTACAACTACGTGCCTATCCCGATGAGGTTCTTAATAAACTCAAAGTGATTTCCGACGAAGTACTGAAAGAAGTAGCGGCTAAAGATCCATTAGCGAAAAAGGCTTATGAGTCGTTTAAAACGTTTAAAGACAATGTTCAGGAATATCATACGATAACTGAGCAAGCTTACTTAAACGCGCGCAATTAA
- a CDS encoding class I SAM-dependent methyltransferase, producing MNRKSIQFYTRQNLASWDEAASIHHSINKDLADRVCRPDFNNLNSDFNKLLDTLDVAGKSIIQICCNNGIDLLSLKNKGSGYCLGVDGSFEFIKQARELCCSTEHAQIEFIQSDIYELPEDLFGRFDIVLVTVGVINWMPDLSIFFDICQRLLVDNGHVVMEEIHPVLNMFEQAEPSYLAYSYFDKEPVKDENGLDYFTNKKYQARPNYWFQYTLSDLFSCAISANLQLAHFKELPYNVGNYCADLEHSHSNPPLGFNALWQKRFTFS from the coding sequence TTGAATCGTAAGTCTATTCAATTTTATACGCGGCAAAATTTGGCCTCTTGGGATGAGGCTGCATCAATCCATCATTCAATTAATAAAGACTTAGCCGATAGAGTCTGCCGGCCAGATTTCAATAACCTCAATTCTGATTTCAATAAACTATTAGATACTCTAGATGTTGCGGGTAAATCTATCATTCAGATTTGTTGTAATAATGGTATTGATCTTTTGTCGCTTAAAAATAAAGGTTCTGGTTATTGCTTGGGTGTAGATGGCAGCTTTGAGTTTATAAAGCAAGCTCGAGAATTGTGCTGCAGTACCGAGCACGCTCAAATTGAGTTTATTCAATCTGACATTTATGAATTACCAGAAGATCTCTTTGGTCGGTTTGATATCGTGCTCGTAACCGTAGGGGTCATAAATTGGATGCCGGATTTATCTATATTTTTCGATATTTGTCAGCGTCTTCTAGTAGATAATGGTCATGTGGTCATGGAAGAAATTCATCCTGTGTTAAACATGTTTGAGCAGGCAGAACCCTCTTATCTTGCGTATTCGTATTTCGATAAAGAGCCGGTTAAGGACGAAAATGGATTGGATTACTTTACAAACAAGAAATACCAAGCCAGACCTAATTATTGGTTTCAATACACTTTAAGTGACTTATTTTCTTGTGCTATCTCTGCAAATTTACAATTGGCTCACTTTAAGGAGCTACCGTACAACGTTGGCAATTATTGTGCTGATTTGGAGCACAGTCATTCTAATCCACCTTTAGGGTTCAATGCGCTCTGGCAGAAAAGATTCACCTTCAGTTAA
- a CDS encoding acyl-CoA thioesterase yields MTDFTEDTPLPNGRLTLRLVPTPADTNASGDVSGGWVLNKMDMAAEDTARMIAKGRVTMVATESTTFLSPVKAGHAICCYTKVTEIGRSSIRIQVEVWSQNTFYDELTKVSESTFVYVAMDENGRIRPVPDA; encoded by the coding sequence ATGACTGATTTTACAGAAGATACACCCTTGCCAAACGGGCGCTTAACCTTGCGACTAGTGCCCACGCCTGCCGATACCAATGCCAGTGGCGACGTAAGCGGTGGCTGGGTTCTAAATAAAATGGATATGGCCGCGGAAGATACCGCACGTATGATCGCGAAAGGTCGTGTCACCATGGTAGCGACAGAAAGTACAACTTTTTTATCACCAGTTAAAGCAGGCCATGCCATTTGCTGTTACACCAAAGTCACTGAAATTGGTCGCAGCTCCATTCGAATTCAAGTAGAAGTGTGGAGTCAAAATACGTTTTATGACGAGCTGACAAAAGTCAGTGAATCCACGTTTGTTTATGTCGCCATGGACGAGAATGGGCGCATTCGCCCTGTACCGGATGCCTAA
- a CDS encoding TRAP transporter large permease — MMEFMPLIMFAVVCLVLMLGYPVAFTLSGVALIFAFIGTSTGQFDSAFLEAVPNRLFGIMSNQILIAVPLFVFMGVMLEKSRIAENLLRTMGGLFGNVRGGLAISVIIVGMLLAASTGIIGATVVTMGLITLPTMLQSRYNPALATGTICATGTLGQIIPPSMALILLADVLSSSYQEAQLQMGIFNPESISVADLFMGALIPGLVLVGCYMAYVLVVAWWKPEMAPAMEQSDQKIRAFDVIKQIAPPIILIITVLGSILTGIATPTEAAGVGAMGSLILAWLNQSLNWQQIKETLDSTLNVTSMVFLIFFGAAIFSLVFRGYGGDDLIEEMFTNMPGGVFGATLVVMLVIFLLGFILDFIEITFVVVPIIAPVLLAMGVDPIWLGIMIAVNLQTSFLTPPFGFALFYLRGVAGDSVRSQDIYKGILPFIALQLLLLVLLAIWPELATWLPDQVYG; from the coding sequence ATAATGGAATTCATGCCTCTGATTATGTTCGCTGTGGTTTGCCTAGTATTGATGCTGGGCTATCCGGTGGCATTTACTCTCTCAGGTGTTGCTTTAATCTTCGCTTTCATCGGGACTAGCACTGGGCAATTTGACTCTGCGTTTTTAGAAGCTGTGCCGAATCGCCTCTTCGGCATTATGAGTAATCAGATACTCATTGCAGTACCTTTATTTGTATTTATGGGCGTCATGCTAGAAAAAAGCCGTATTGCAGAAAACTTATTGCGCACCATGGGCGGTTTATTTGGCAATGTCCGCGGTGGCTTGGCAATTTCAGTCATCATAGTGGGCATGTTGTTGGCTGCCAGTACCGGCATCATAGGTGCCACTGTCGTGACCATGGGACTCATCACTTTGCCTACCATGTTGCAAAGCCGCTATAACCCAGCTCTCGCCACGGGTACTATTTGCGCCACTGGCACACTAGGTCAAATTATTCCGCCTTCAATGGCATTAATTCTTTTAGCTGACGTACTTTCTAGCAGCTACCAAGAAGCGCAATTGCAAATGGGAATATTCAACCCTGAATCCATTAGTGTGGCTGACCTGTTTATGGGTGCTTTAATACCCGGGTTAGTGCTGGTCGGGTGCTACATGGCTTATGTATTAGTGGTCGCTTGGTGGAAACCCGAAATGGCTCCCGCCATGGAGCAATCGGATCAAAAAATTCGTGCATTCGACGTCATCAAACAAATCGCGCCTCCTATTATTCTGATCATTACTGTTTTAGGCAGTATTCTGACTGGAATAGCAACGCCGACAGAAGCGGCCGGCGTTGGTGCAATGGGCTCTTTGATACTCGCTTGGCTGAATCAGTCTCTTAATTGGCAACAAATTAAAGAAACACTAGATAGCACATTAAACGTGACCAGTATGGTGTTCTTAATTTTCTTTGGTGCCGCCATATTCTCATTGGTATTCCGCGGCTATGGCGGCGACGATTTGATCGAAGAGATGTTCACCAATATGCCTGGTGGTGTCTTTGGAGCAACGTTAGTTGTCATGCTGGTGATCTTCTTATTGGGCTTCATTCTAGACTTTATAGAAATCACCTTTGTTGTGGTGCCCATTATTGCTCCCGTATTGTTGGCCATGGGAGTAGATCCTATTTGGTTAGGTATCATGATCGCGGTTAATTTACAGACCAGTTTCTTAACTCCGCCATTCGGCTTCGCTCTGTTTTATTTAAGAGGTGTGGCCGGTGATAGCGTCAGAAGCCAAGACATCTATAAAGGCATATTGCCCTTTATTGCATTACAGCTTCTATTACTGGTCCTGCTCGCGATTTGGCCTGAGTTAGCCACTTGGTTACCTGATCAAGTTTATGGCTAG
- a CDS encoding TRAP transporter small permease subunit produces the protein MSSLLTLCREITERTGLITRYLGGILVLITFLVVLLRYGFNYAPIALQETMTYLHAALFMLGAAYTLKHNGHVRVDVFYQNMSVRKQAWVNIFGTLFLLFPTCLFVLIICWPYVADSWSIQERSIEGSGLPFLYLLKTLLILQPLLLMIQGVAIIIENGVKLTQTKPVQNEGGQ, from the coding sequence ATGTCTTCCCTACTGACGCTATGTCGTGAAATAACCGAGCGCACCGGTCTCATCACCCGCTACTTAGGTGGTATTTTGGTGTTAATTACTTTTTTAGTCGTTCTTTTGCGCTATGGCTTCAACTACGCACCTATTGCTTTACAAGAAACCATGACTTATCTTCACGCTGCGCTATTTATGCTGGGTGCAGCCTATACGCTTAAGCACAATGGTCATGTACGCGTTGACGTCTTCTACCAAAACATGTCGGTTCGCAAACAAGCTTGGGTGAATATATTCGGGACCCTGTTTTTATTATTCCCTACCTGTTTATTTGTGCTCATCATTTGTTGGCCATATGTTGCCGATAGCTGGTCCATACAAGAACGCAGTATCGAAGGCAGCGGCCTGCCGTTTCTTTATCTGTTGAAAACACTGCTAATCCTGCAACCCCTACTACTCATGATTCAAGGCGTGGCCATCATCATTGAAAATGGGGTCAAACTTACGCAAACAAAACCAGTTCAGAATGAGGGAGGCCAATAA
- a CDS encoding PstS family phosphate ABC transporter substrate-binding protein — protein MKLNKLFAAMGLVASALSLNAAAIEVDKDIPEYTKSSGVSGNFSSVGSDTLANMMTLWAEEFKRQYPNVNIQIQAAGSSTAPPALTEGTAHVGPMSRKMKDKEIEAFENKFGYKPTAVPVAIDALAVFVNKDNPVKGLTMAEVDAIFSSTRKCGLAKGFDTWGDAGLTGVWSSKKIELYGRNSVSGTYGYFKKKALCKGDFKNTVKEQPGSASVVQAVSSSLNGVGYSGMGYTTSSVRAVPLSKKGGQFIEATPENAVTGAYPLSRFLYTYVNKKPNEKLQPLEREFLKLVLSQQGQKIVAKDGYIPLPAKVVERTMKQLDL, from the coding sequence ATGAAATTGAACAAATTGTTCGCAGCAATGGGCCTAGTTGCTAGCGCACTAAGCCTCAACGCAGCCGCTATCGAAGTGGATAAAGACATCCCTGAATACACCAAATCAAGCGGTGTTAGCGGTAACTTCTCAAGTGTGGGTTCCGATACCCTAGCTAACATGATGACGCTATGGGCTGAAGAATTTAAGCGTCAGTACCCGAACGTTAACATCCAGATTCAAGCAGCGGGTTCTTCTACTGCGCCACCAGCGCTAACCGAAGGTACGGCACACGTTGGTCCTATGAGCCGTAAGATGAAAGACAAAGAAATTGAAGCTTTCGAAAACAAATTTGGTTACAAGCCAACAGCAGTTCCTGTTGCCATTGATGCCCTCGCGGTTTTCGTAAACAAAGACAACCCAGTTAAGGGTCTAACCATGGCAGAAGTCGATGCCATCTTCTCTTCTACCCGCAAGTGTGGCCTAGCCAAAGGCTTCGATACTTGGGGTGATGCTGGCCTGACTGGTGTATGGAGCAGTAAGAAAATCGAACTTTACGGTCGTAACTCGGTTTCCGGTACTTATGGCTACTTCAAGAAGAAAGCGCTATGTAAAGGTGACTTCAAAAACACTGTGAAAGAGCAGCCGGGTTCTGCATCTGTTGTACAAGCGGTTTCTTCTTCACTGAACGGTGTAGGTTATTCTGGTATGGGTTACACCACTTCAAGTGTACGTGCTGTGCCGCTTTCTAAGAAAGGTGGTCAGTTCATCGAAGCAACGCCTGAGAATGCAGTGACAGGTGCTTATCCATTGTCTCGTTTCCTTTACACTTATGTAAACAAGAAACCAAACGAAAAATTACAGCCGCTAGAACGTGAGTTCTTGAAGCTTGTTCTTTCTCAACAAGGTCAGAAAATTGTTGCTAAAGATGGCTACATTCCACTACCAGCGAAAGTAGTAGAGCGCACAATGAAGCAGCTTGACCTGTAA
- a CDS encoding ABC transporter permease subunit, with the protein MSRPSTPELNFDTPALKRYRLRRAVKDKLASWSIGLGGVSIIGAVLLIFFYLLYEVAPMFVPADVKKLNEYSLPGSQAQETVMLAMEEQAEVALRVQKGGDLTFFRVEDGRLIKSEHVPLSGNVTSFDLNTPASRKMAFANDQGQVLLAKHNYRLKYDENTNRTIIPRIDYPYGQEPLTVFDDGRAIKYISIRDSDSAILISALDESGAPKVVRYTKEEDFLSGDIVLERESVNLPMMSGTINQIEVDQAMNWMFVLADNRLLHVINLRSETLEQTVNLSDHGEITQLSMLLGENSLLVGTNKGDVSQWFMVRGEDNQKRLQRIRTFDTEAQTVVAMSTEQRRKGFFVAGNDGRIAIFHSTAHRNLLDEDLVDGEVNTLTISPRAKDLLVETKDGRIVHFKVDNPHPEISWKSMWDEVWYEGYEEPEYTWQSSSSSSDFEPKYSLVPLAFGTLKGAFYAMLLAAPLAIAGAVYTAYFMAPAMRRKVKPIIELMEALPTVILGFLAGLALAPFIENNLLGIFAMLVIMPMAMLAFGFMWVNLPAKIRHSLPDGWDALPLIPVIILSVWFAIEVSPTFEMWFFGGSMTQWLNNDLGVDFSQRNALIVGLAMGFAVIPTIFSIAEDAIFSVPKSLSYGSLALGATPWQTMVKVVLPTASPGIFSALMIGLGRAVGETMIVLMATGNTPITDINIFEGMRTLAANIAVEIPESAVGSTHYRILFLTGFVLFLFTFIFNTIAETVRHRLRSKYGQL; encoded by the coding sequence ATGAGTAGACCTTCTACACCTGAATTGAATTTTGATACGCCGGCGCTTAAGCGTTACCGGCTTAGACGAGCAGTCAAAGATAAGCTCGCCAGCTGGAGTATCGGCTTAGGTGGCGTCAGCATCATTGGTGCAGTCCTGCTGATTTTCTTTTATTTGCTTTATGAAGTGGCTCCCATGTTCGTACCTGCGGATGTGAAAAAGCTTAATGAATACAGTTTGCCAGGATCTCAAGCACAAGAAACTGTGATGCTTGCAATGGAAGAGCAGGCAGAAGTAGCACTGCGTGTCCAAAAAGGCGGTGATTTGACCTTCTTCCGAGTAGAAGATGGCAGGTTGATCAAAAGCGAACATGTCCCGCTTTCTGGCAACGTTACTAGTTTCGATTTGAATACGCCAGCGTCGCGCAAAATGGCGTTTGCCAATGATCAAGGCCAAGTATTGTTGGCCAAACACAATTACCGATTAAAGTATGATGAAAATACCAATCGTACTATCATCCCTCGCATTGATTATCCTTATGGCCAGGAACCGTTAACGGTTTTTGATGATGGCCGTGCTATTAAATATATTTCCATTCGCGATAGTGATAGCGCCATTCTTATTAGCGCGTTAGATGAAAGTGGTGCGCCGAAAGTCGTTCGCTATACAAAAGAAGAAGACTTTTTGAGTGGCGACATTGTTTTAGAGCGCGAGTCCGTTAATTTACCCATGATGTCTGGCACCATTAATCAGATCGAAGTGGATCAAGCCATGAACTGGATGTTTGTATTGGCTGACAATCGCTTATTGCACGTGATTAATTTGCGTAGCGAAACGCTCGAGCAAACCGTTAACTTAAGTGATCACGGTGAGATTACACAGTTGTCTATGTTACTGGGTGAGAACTCTCTATTGGTAGGCACGAATAAAGGTGATGTTAGCCAATGGTTTATGGTGCGTGGTGAAGATAACCAAAAACGTCTACAGCGTATTCGTACATTCGATACCGAAGCACAAACTGTTGTAGCCATGTCTACAGAACAACGCCGCAAAGGATTTTTTGTTGCAGGTAATGATGGCCGCATTGCTATTTTCCACAGCACAGCCCATCGCAATTTATTAGATGAAGATCTAGTTGATGGCGAGGTGAATACACTGACCATTAGTCCACGAGCGAAAGACTTATTGGTAGAAACCAAAGACGGTCGAATCGTTCATTTCAAAGTAGACAACCCGCATCCAGAAATTTCTTGGAAATCCATGTGGGATGAAGTCTGGTATGAAGGTTACGAAGAGCCAGAATACACTTGGCAGAGCTCTTCTTCATCCAGTGACTTTGAACCAAAATATTCTTTAGTACCGCTTGCGTTTGGTACATTAAAAGGTGCTTTTTATGCCATGCTTTTGGCCGCGCCGCTCGCCATTGCCGGTGCAGTCTATACCGCTTACTTCATGGCCCCAGCCATGCGTAGAAAAGTTAAGCCTATCATCGAACTAATGGAAGCATTGCCTACGGTAATCTTGGGTTTCTTAGCGGGTTTAGCGTTAGCACCGTTTATCGAAAATAACTTGCTCGGCATATTTGCTATGTTGGTAATTATGCCCATGGCCATGCTGGCGTTTGGTTTTATGTGGGTGAATCTACCAGCAAAGATTCGCCACAGCTTACCTGATGGCTGGGATGCCTTACCGCTCATTCCTGTCATCATTCTTAGCGTTTGGTTTGCCATTGAAGTAAGCCCCACGTTTGAAATGTGGTTCTTTGGTGGTTCCATGACGCAATGGTTAAACAATGATTTGGGTGTGGACTTCAGTCAACGTAACGCATTGATTGTTGGTTTAGCCATGGGTTTTGCCGTTATTCCAACCATTTTCTCGATTGCAGAAGACGCCATATTCAGTGTGCCAAAGTCACTGAGTTATGGCTCGTTGGCGTTGGGTGCAACACCTTGGCAAACCATGGTGAAAGTTGTATTACCCACAGCAAGCCCAGGTATTTTTTCTGCGTTAATGATTGGCCTAGGACGCGCAGTAGGTGAAACCATGATCGTACTCATGGCCACTGGTAATACTCCGATCACGGATATAAATATTTTCGAAGGTATGCGTACTTTGGCAGCCAACATTGCCGTTGAAATTCCAGAGTCGGCGGTGGGCAGTACTCACTATCGTATTCTATTCCTAACAGGTTTTGTGTTGTTCTTATTCACATTTATTTTCAATACCATTGCGGAAACGGTTCGTCATCGTTTGCGTTCTAAATACGGTCAGCTGTAA
- the pstA gene encoding phosphate ABC transporter permease PstA: MRVSFKEWVQSGSPFIWLNAGAVAISMIMVLGLIGFIAVKGLAHFWPGQVMQATYTLPGNAPTQIMGQISDREMVGQNQLQAIGLNTVDGADEAERILLKVGNRDVYGGDFRWVLAHHLSEERFPDDAMVIERREWGNFYGFLQKVYKGDELVGDTQQDPQKAWDEFQALIQRALDLHDEIMDIQKGDIGAINYEIDRLRLKERGYELEGELTQERLDELNARRDELNAEYDVLQKKLMDLNKALKRDHFIVTEVNGQVVELHVSEVVRAFKPNQIGIVAKVGHYFAKMGEFLGDDPREANTEGGVFPAIFGTVLMVILMAIMVTPLGVIAAVYLREYAKQGALTRVIRIAVNNLAGVPSIVYGVFGLGFFVYFLGGTIDELFFPEALPSPTFGTSGLLWASITLALLTLPVVIVATEEGLARIPRTIREGSLALGATKWETLVKIILPMSSPAMMTGVILAVARAAGEVAPLMLVGVVKLAPTLPLNTNYPYLHLDQKFMHLGFHIYDVGFQSPNVEAARPLVYATALLLVLVIALLNLSAIAIRNHLREKYKALEM; encoded by the coding sequence ATGCGAGTTTCGTTTAAAGAATGGGTACAGTCTGGCTCCCCTTTTATCTGGTTAAATGCAGGTGCCGTTGCCATCAGCATGATCATGGTACTGGGCCTCATTGGTTTTATTGCAGTTAAGGGTTTGGCGCACTTTTGGCCAGGCCAAGTAATGCAGGCAACTTACACCCTGCCTGGAAATGCGCCGACACAAATTATGGGTCAGATTTCTGATCGGGAAATGGTCGGGCAAAACCAACTACAAGCCATTGGTTTGAATACCGTAGATGGTGCCGACGAGGCAGAGCGAATTCTGTTGAAAGTTGGTAACCGCGATGTCTATGGTGGCGACTTTCGTTGGGTGCTAGCGCACCATTTATCTGAAGAACGTTTCCCTGATGATGCAATGGTGATTGAGCGTCGCGAATGGGGCAACTTTTATGGATTTTTGCAAAAAGTTTATAAGGGTGATGAACTCGTTGGGGATACCCAGCAAGACCCGCAAAAAGCTTGGGATGAGTTTCAAGCTTTAATTCAGCGTGCGTTGGATTTGCATGATGAAATCATGGATATCCAAAAAGGCGACATTGGTGCCATCAACTATGAAATCGATCGCTTACGTTTGAAAGAACGAGGCTATGAATTAGAAGGTGAGTTGACTCAAGAGCGTTTGGACGAACTCAACGCTCGTCGTGATGAGTTAAATGCAGAGTATGATGTACTGCAGAAAAAACTCATGGATTTAAATAAAGCACTAAAACGTGACCACTTCATTGTAACTGAAGTGAACGGGCAAGTAGTTGAACTGCATGTATCCGAAGTCGTACGTGCTTTCAAACCCAATCAAATTGGAATCGTTGCCAAAGTTGGACATTACTTTGCAAAGATGGGTGAATTCTTAGGCGACGATCCTCGCGAAGCAAACACCGAGGGCGGTGTTTTCCCTGCCATCTTTGGTACCGTGCTTATGGTTATTCTGATGGCCATTATGGTGACACCACTTGGTGTGATCGCTGCGGTCTATTTGCGTGAATACGCCAAGCAAGGCGCGCTAACCCGCGTCATTCGTATCGCGGTAAATAACTTAGCCGGTGTGCCTTCCATTGTTTACGGTGTATTTGGTTTAGGTTTCTTTGTTTACTTCTTGGGTGGCACCATTGATGAGCTGTTCTTCCCTGAAGCTTTGCCCTCACCGACGTTTGGTACTTCAGGTTTGCTCTGGGCTTCCATTACCTTAGCTTTGTTAACGCTTCCAGTTGTTATTGTGGCAACTGAAGAAGGTCTAGCACGTATTCCGCGCACTATTCGTGAAGGTTCGTTGGCGTTAGGCGCAACCAAGTGGGAAACACTGGTGAAAATTATTTTGCCAATGTCGAGCCCAGCCATGATGACAGGCGTGATCTTGGCGGTTGCACGTGCTGCCGGTGAAGTAGCGCCATTGATGTTGGTAGGTGTGGTTAAACTTGCACCGACATTACCGTTAAATACTAATTACCCGTATCTGCATTTGGATCAGAAGTTCATGCACTTGGGCTTCCATATATATGACGTTGGTTTCCAAAGTCCAAACGTAGAAGCGGCGCGTCCGTTGGTATACGCCACAGCATTGCTGTTGGTATTAGTGATTGCCTTGCTGAACTTATCAGCCATCGCCATCCGAAACCATTTACGTGAAAAATATAAAGCCTTAGAGATGTAA
- the pstB gene encoding phosphate ABC transporter ATP-binding protein PstB, protein MTDATEQKGHSIDMSSMGRESRHLDLSKEEPALKVNNLRLSYGEKEALHGIDMIIPKKRVTAFIGPSGCGKSTLLRCFNRMNDLVDTCSITGEILLDDQNIYEKGVDVAELRRRVGMVFQKPNPFPKSIYENVAYGLRIQGIKKKRQIDETVEWALRSAALWDEVKDRLHESALGMSGGQQQRLVIARTIAVKPEVLLLDEPASALDPISTLKIEELIHELKNDFTIAIVTHNMQQAARVSDYTAFMYMGDMIEFGDTDQLFTNPTEKQTEDYITGRYG, encoded by the coding sequence ATGACAGACGCAACTGAACAAAAAGGCCATAGCATCGACATGTCTTCCATGGGGCGTGAGAGCCGCCATCTTGACCTCAGCAAAGAGGAGCCAGCGCTAAAAGTGAATAACTTGCGTCTGAGCTATGGCGAGAAAGAAGCGCTTCACGGTATCGACATGATTATCCCGAAGAAGCGCGTTACCGCCTTCATCGGTCCATCGGGTTGTGGTAAATCGACGCTATTGCGTTGCTTCAACCGTATGAACGATTTGGTCGACACCTGTTCAATCACGGGTGAAATTCTTTTGGACGATCAAAACATCTACGAAAAAGGGGTGGATGTTGCTGAACTCCGTCGTCGAGTGGGTATGGTATTCCAAAAGCCGAACCCTTTCCCAAAAAGCATTTATGAAAACGTAGCATATGGCTTACGTATTCAAGGTATTAAGAAAAAGCGTCAAATCGATGAGACCGTCGAGTGGGCACTGCGCAGTGCGGCACTTTGGGATGAAGTAAAAGATCGCCTACACGAAAGTGCCTTGGGTATGTCCGGTGGTCAGCAGCAGCGTTTGGTTATCGCCCGTACTATCGCCGTGAAACCAGAAGTATTGCTATTGGATGAACCGGCTTCTGCTCTTGACCCAATTTCGACACTTAAGATCGAAGAATTGATTCACGAACTGAAAAACGATTTCACCATCGCTATCGTAACCCACAATATGCAACAGGCTGCTCGTGTGAGCGACTATACTGCATTTATGTACATGGGCGACATGATCGAATTTGGCGATACCGATCAGTTGTTCACTAACCCGACCGAGAAACAAACGGAAGACTATATTACGGGTCGTTACGGCTAG